A genome region from Chiroxiphia lanceolata isolate bChiLan1 chromosome 5, bChiLan1.pri, whole genome shotgun sequence includes the following:
- the ATP2B1 gene encoding plasma membrane calcium-transporting ATPase 1 isoform X1 — MGDMANNSVAYSGVKNAVKEANHGDFGVTLTELRSLMELRAADALHKIQECYGDVHGICTKLKTSPNEGLSGNPADIERREAVFGKNFIPPKKPKTFLQLVWEALQDVTLIILEIAAVVSLGLSFYQPPGGNESLCGSVNVGEEEEESEAGWIEGAAILLSVVCVVLVTAFNDWSKEKQFRGLQSRIEQEQKFTVIRGGQVIQIPVADIIVGDIAQVKYGDLLPADGVLIQGNDLKIDESSLTGESDHVKKSLDRDPMLLSGTHVMEGSGRMVVTAVGVNSQTGIIFTLLGAGGDEEEKEKEKEKKDKKSKKQDGAVENRNKAKAQDGAAMEMQPLKSEDGGDGDEKDKKKANLPKKEKSVLQGKLTKLAVQIGKAGLLMSAITVIILVLYFVIDTFWVQKRPWLAECTPIYIQYFVKFFIIGVTVLVVAVPEGLPLAVTISLAYSVKKMMKDNNLVRHLDACETMGNATAICSDKTGTLTMNRMTVVQAYINEKHYKKIPEPEAIPEKTMAYLVTGISVNCAYTSKILPPEKEGGLPRHVGNKTECALLGLLLDLKRDYQDVRNEIPEEDLYKVYTFNSVRKSMSTVLKNSDGSFRIFSKGASEIVLKKCFKILSANGEPKVFRPRDRDDIVKTVIEPMASEGLRTICLAFRDFPAGEPEPEWDNENDIVTGLTCIAVVGIEDPVRPEVPDAIKKCQRAGITVRMVTGDNINTARAIALKCGILNPGEDFLCLEGKDFNRRIRNEKGEIEQERIDKIWPKLRVLARSSPTDKHTLVKGIIDSTVFDQRQVVAVTGDGTNDGPALKKADVGFAMGIAGTDVAKEASDIILTDDNFTSIVKAVMWGRNVYDSISKFLQFQLTVNVVAVIVAFTGACITQDSPLKAVQMLWVNLIMDTLASLALATEPPTEALLLRKPYGRNKPLISRTMMKNILGHAFYQLVVVFTLLFAGEKIFDIDSGRNAPLHAPPSEHYTIVFNTFVMMQLFNEINARKIHGERNVFEGIFNNAIFCSIVLGTFVVQIVIVQFGGKPFSCSELSIEQWLWSIFLGMGTLLWGQLISTIPTSRLKFLKEAGHGTQKEEIPEEELAEDVEEIDHAERELRRGQILWFRGLNRIQTQMGWSFLLFSLSLAEQAVTISDSLQMDVVNAFQSGSTIQGALRRQPSIASQHHDIRVVNAFRSSLYEGLEKPETRSSIHNFMTHPEFRIEDSEPHIPLIDDTDAEDDAPTKRNSTPPPSPNKNNNAVDSGIHLTTDMNKSATSSSPGSPLHSLETSL, encoded by the exons ATGGGTGACATGGCAAACAACTCGGTTGCATATAGTGGTgtaaaaaatgctgtaaaagaAGCTAATCATGGAGATTTTGGAGTTACTCTTACAGAGCTCCGTTCTCTTATGGAACTTCGAGCTGCAGATGCACTGCATAAAATACAGGAATGCTATGGAGATGTACATGGCATCTGCACAAAGTTGAAAACTTCACCAAATGAAG GTTTAAGTGGAAATCCGGCAGATATAGAAAGGAGAGAAGCAGTTTTTGGGAAGAACTTTATACCTCCTAAAAAgccaaaaacatttcttcagttAGTATGGGAAGCACTACAGGATGTTACATTAATTATATTAGAAATTGCAGCCGTAGTATCCTTGGGCCTTTCTTTTTACCAGCCTCCAGGAGGAAATGAATCAT TATGTGGATCAGTAAATGTtggtgaagaggaggaggaatctGAAGCAGGTTGGATTGAAGGAGCAGCAATCCTCCTATCTGTAGTTTGTGTGGTATTAGTGACAGCTTTCAATGACTGGAGCAAAGAGAAACAATTTCGGGGATTGCAGAGCCGTATTGAACAAGAACAGAAATTCACAGTCATCAGAGGTGGTCAAGTCATCCAAATACCAGTAGCTGACATAATTGTTGGAGATATTGCACAAGTGAAATATg GTGACCTTTTGCCAGCTGATGGTGTACTCATTCAAGGAAATGACCTCAAAATTGATGAAAGCTCACTGACTGGAGAATCTGATCATGTTAAGAAATCTCTGGACAGAGATCCTATGCTGCTATCAG GTACACATGTGATGGAAGGCTCTGGAAGAATGGTGGTTACTGCTGTAGGTGTTAACTCTCAGACTGGAATCATCTTCACCTTACTTGGGGCTGGAGGAgatgaagaggagaaggagaaggaaaaagagaagaaggacAAGAAAA GTAAAAAGCAAGATGGAGCTGTTGAAAACCGTAACAAAG CTAAAGCTCAAGATGGTGCAGCCATGGAAATGCAACCACTGAAGAGTGAGGatggtggggatggagatgagaaagacaagaagaaagcaaacttgccaaagaaagaaaagtcagtTCTCCAAGGCAAACTCACAAAGCTTGCAGTTCAGATTGGCAAAGCAG GTTTGTTGATGTCTGCAATCACAGTCATTATCCTTGTGTTATATTTTGTAATTGACACCTTCTGGGTTCAGAAGAGACCTTGGCTTGCTGAATGTACACCAATTTATATTCAGTATTTCGTGAAGTTCTTCATTATTGGAGTTACAGTCTTGGTGGTGGCAGTACCAGAAGGTCTTCCACTTGCAGTCACTATATCTCTGGCTTACTCTGTTAAG aAAATGATGAAAGATAATAACTTGGTGAGACATCTGGATGCATGTGAAACAATGGGCAATGCAACAGCGATTTGCTCAGATAAAACAGGAACATTGACCATGAACAGAATGACAGTGGTCCAAGCCTACATCAAtgaaaaacattataaaaaaattccagaacCAGAAGCTATTCCAGAGAAAACCATGGCTTACCTTGTGACAGGAATTTCTGTTAATTGTGCTTATACTTCCAAAATACTG CCTCCTGAAAAAGAAGGTGGCCTACCACGTCATgttggaaataaaactgaatgtGCCTTGCTGGGATTGCTCTTGGATTTAAAACGTGATTATCAGGACGTAAGAAATGAGATACCAGAAGAGGATTTGTACAAAGTGTACACCTTCAACTCTGTTAGAAAATCTATGAGTACTGTGTTAAAAAATTCTGATGGCAGTTTCCGGATATTCAGTAAAGGTGCCTCTGAGATAGTTCTTAAAAA GTGCTTCAAAATACTGAGTGCTAATGGAGAACCAAAGGTATTTAGACCTAGGGACCGCGATGATATTGTGAAAACTGTAATTGAGCCAATGGCTTCCGAAGGTCTCAGAACCATCTGCCTGGCATTCAGAGACTTCCCAGCAGGAGAACCTGAGCCAGAGTGGGACAACGAAAATGATATTGTTACTGGTCTGACATGCATTGCTGTTGTTGGGATTGAAGATCCTGTGAGACCTGAG gtACCTGATGCAATAAAGAAGTGTCAACGTGCAGGCATAACTGTACGTATGGTCACAGGTGATAACATTAACACTGCTCGTGCTATTGCATTAAAATGTGGTATTCTGAATCCTGGTGAAGACTTCCTGTGTTTAGAGGGCAAGGACTTTAACAGGAGAATACGCAATGAAAAAGGAGAG ATAGAGCAAGAGCGAATAGATAAAATTTGGCCAAAGCTTCGCGTTCTTGCAAGATCTTCTCCCACTGACAAACACACTCTAGTAAAAG GTATAATTGACAGCACTGTCTTTGACCAGAGGCAAGTTGTAGCAGTAACTGGTGATGGTACCAATGACGGTCCAGCTCTGAAGAAGGCAGATGTTGGATTTGCTATg GGTATTGCTGGAACAGACGTAGCTAAAGAAGCTTCTGATATTATCCTTACAGACGACAACTTCACAAGTATTGTTAAAGCAGTTATGTGGGGACGAAATGTCTATGACAGCATCTCCAAATTTCTTCAGTTCCAGCTTACTGTCAATGTAGTAGCAGTAATTGTTGCTTTTACAGGAGCATGCATAACACAA GATTCTCCGCTCAAAGCTGTGCAGATGCTGTGGGTAAATCTCATAATGGACACATTAGCTTCGCTTGCCCTGGCAACAGAACCACCCACTGAAGCTCTTCTGTTGCGAAAGCCTTATGGTAGAAACAAACCTTTGATTTCTCGTACAATGATGAAGAACATTTTGGGTCATGCATTCTACCAACTTGTTGTGGTATTCACACTCCTGTTTGCTG GTGAGAAAATTTTTGATATCGATAGTGGAAGAAATGCACCTCTGCATGCTCCTCCTTCAGAGCATTATACTATAGTATTTAATACATTTGTGATGATGCAGCTTTTCAATGAAATTAATGCCCGAAAAATTCACGGTGAAAGAAACGTTTTTGAAGGAATCTTTAACAACGCTATCTTCTGTTCTATTGTTCTGGGGACATTTGTTGTGCAG ATAGTTATTGTGCAGTTTGGTGGGAAGCCTTTCAGTTGCTCAGAACTCTCGATTGAACAGTGGCTGTGGTCCATTTTCCTGGGCATGGGCACACTACTCTGGGGCCAG TTGATTTCAACAATTCCAACCAGCCGTCTGAAATTCCTCAAAGAAGCTGGTCATGGAACACAAAAGGAAGAGATTCCTGAAGAAGAACTAGCAGAAGATGTAGAGGAGATTGATCATGCTGAGAGAGAATTGCGTCGTGGTCAGATCTTGTGGTTTAGAGGCCTAAACAGAATACAAACTCAG ATGGGATGGTCCTTTctcttgttctctctctctcttgctgaGCAAGCTGTCACAATCTCTGATTCCTTGCAGATGGATGTAGTGAATGCTTTCCAGAGTGGAAGTACCATTCAGGGGGCTCTAAGGCGGCAACCCTCCATCGCCAGCCAGCACCATGAT ATCCGAGTGGTGAATGCATTTCGTAGCTCCTTGTACGAGGGGCTAGAGAAACCTGAGACACGAAGTTCAATTCACAATTTTATGACGCATCCTGAGTTTAGAATAGAAGACTCCGAGCCTCATATTCCCCTTATTGATGATACTGATGCTGAAGATGATGCGCCAACAAAACGCAACTCTACTCCCCCACCCTCTcccaataaaaataacaatgcGGTTGACAGTGGAATTCACCTTACAACAGACATGAACAAGTCTGCTACCTCTTCATCCCCAGGGAGCCCACTACATAGTTTGGAAACATCACTCTGA
- the ATP2B1 gene encoding plasma membrane calcium-transporting ATPase 1 isoform X6, whose translation MGDMANNSVAYSGVKNAVKEANHGDFGVTLTELRSLMELRAADALHKIQECYGDVHGICTKLKTSPNEGLSGNPADIERREAVFGKNFIPPKKPKTFLQLVWEALQDVTLIILEIAAVVSLGLSFYQPPGGNESLCGSVNVGEEEEESEAGWIEGAAILLSVVCVVLVTAFNDWSKEKQFRGLQSRIEQEQKFTVIRGGQVIQIPVADIIVGDIAQVKYGDLLPADGVLIQGNDLKIDESSLTGESDHVKKSLDRDPMLLSGTHVMEGSGRMVVTAVGVNSQTGIIFTLLGAGGDEEEKEKEKEKKDKKSKKQDGAVENRNKAKAQDGAAMEMQPLKSEDGGDGDEKDKKKANLPKKEKSVLQGKLTKLAVQIGKAGLLMSAITVIILVLYFVIDTFWVQKRPWLAECTPIYIQYFVKFFIIGVTVLVVAVPEGLPLAVTISLAYSVKKMMKDNNLVRHLDACETMGNATAICSDKTGTLTMNRMTVVQAYINEKHYKKIPEPEAIPEKTMAYLVTGISVNCAYTSKILPPEKEGGLPRHVGNKTECALLGLLLDLKRDYQDVRNEIPEEDLYKVYTFNSVRKSMSTVLKNSDGSFRIFSKGASEIVLKKCFKILSANGEPKVFRPRDRDDIVKTVIEPMASEGLRTICLAFRDFPAGEPEPEWDNENDIVTGLTCIAVVGIEDPVRPEVPDAIKKCQRAGITVRMVTGDNINTARAIALKCGILNPGEDFLCLEGKDFNRRIRNEKGEIEQERIDKIWPKLRVLARSSPTDKHTLVKGIIDSTVFDQRQVVAVTGDGTNDGPALKKADVGFAMGIAGTDVAKEASDIILTDDNFTSIVKAVMWGRNVYDSISKFLQFQLTVNVVAVIVAFTGACITQDSPLKAVQMLWVNLIMDTLASLALATEPPTEALLLRKPYGRNKPLISRTMMKNILGHAFYQLVVVFTLLFAGEKIFDIDSGRNAPLHAPPSEHYTIVFNTFVMMQLFNEINARKIHGERNVFEGIFNNAIFCSIVLGTFVVQIVIVQFGGKPFSCSELSIEQWLWSIFLGMGTLLWGQLISTIPTSRLKFLKEAGHGTQKEEIPEEELAEDVEEIDHAERELRRGQILWFRGLNRIQTQMDVVNAFQSGSTIQGALRRQPSIASQHHDVTNISTPTHIRVVNAFRSSLYEGLEKPETRSSIHNFMTHPEFRIEDSEPHIPLIDDTDAEDDAPTKRNSTPPPSPNKNNNAVDSGIHLTTDMNKSATSSSPGSPLHSLETSL comes from the exons ATGGGTGACATGGCAAACAACTCGGTTGCATATAGTGGTgtaaaaaatgctgtaaaagaAGCTAATCATGGAGATTTTGGAGTTACTCTTACAGAGCTCCGTTCTCTTATGGAACTTCGAGCTGCAGATGCACTGCATAAAATACAGGAATGCTATGGAGATGTACATGGCATCTGCACAAAGTTGAAAACTTCACCAAATGAAG GTTTAAGTGGAAATCCGGCAGATATAGAAAGGAGAGAAGCAGTTTTTGGGAAGAACTTTATACCTCCTAAAAAgccaaaaacatttcttcagttAGTATGGGAAGCACTACAGGATGTTACATTAATTATATTAGAAATTGCAGCCGTAGTATCCTTGGGCCTTTCTTTTTACCAGCCTCCAGGAGGAAATGAATCAT TATGTGGATCAGTAAATGTtggtgaagaggaggaggaatctGAAGCAGGTTGGATTGAAGGAGCAGCAATCCTCCTATCTGTAGTTTGTGTGGTATTAGTGACAGCTTTCAATGACTGGAGCAAAGAGAAACAATTTCGGGGATTGCAGAGCCGTATTGAACAAGAACAGAAATTCACAGTCATCAGAGGTGGTCAAGTCATCCAAATACCAGTAGCTGACATAATTGTTGGAGATATTGCACAAGTGAAATATg GTGACCTTTTGCCAGCTGATGGTGTACTCATTCAAGGAAATGACCTCAAAATTGATGAAAGCTCACTGACTGGAGAATCTGATCATGTTAAGAAATCTCTGGACAGAGATCCTATGCTGCTATCAG GTACACATGTGATGGAAGGCTCTGGAAGAATGGTGGTTACTGCTGTAGGTGTTAACTCTCAGACTGGAATCATCTTCACCTTACTTGGGGCTGGAGGAgatgaagaggagaaggagaaggaaaaagagaagaaggacAAGAAAA GTAAAAAGCAAGATGGAGCTGTTGAAAACCGTAACAAAG CTAAAGCTCAAGATGGTGCAGCCATGGAAATGCAACCACTGAAGAGTGAGGatggtggggatggagatgagaaagacaagaagaaagcaaacttgccaaagaaagaaaagtcagtTCTCCAAGGCAAACTCACAAAGCTTGCAGTTCAGATTGGCAAAGCAG GTTTGTTGATGTCTGCAATCACAGTCATTATCCTTGTGTTATATTTTGTAATTGACACCTTCTGGGTTCAGAAGAGACCTTGGCTTGCTGAATGTACACCAATTTATATTCAGTATTTCGTGAAGTTCTTCATTATTGGAGTTACAGTCTTGGTGGTGGCAGTACCAGAAGGTCTTCCACTTGCAGTCACTATATCTCTGGCTTACTCTGTTAAG aAAATGATGAAAGATAATAACTTGGTGAGACATCTGGATGCATGTGAAACAATGGGCAATGCAACAGCGATTTGCTCAGATAAAACAGGAACATTGACCATGAACAGAATGACAGTGGTCCAAGCCTACATCAAtgaaaaacattataaaaaaattccagaacCAGAAGCTATTCCAGAGAAAACCATGGCTTACCTTGTGACAGGAATTTCTGTTAATTGTGCTTATACTTCCAAAATACTG CCTCCTGAAAAAGAAGGTGGCCTACCACGTCATgttggaaataaaactgaatgtGCCTTGCTGGGATTGCTCTTGGATTTAAAACGTGATTATCAGGACGTAAGAAATGAGATACCAGAAGAGGATTTGTACAAAGTGTACACCTTCAACTCTGTTAGAAAATCTATGAGTACTGTGTTAAAAAATTCTGATGGCAGTTTCCGGATATTCAGTAAAGGTGCCTCTGAGATAGTTCTTAAAAA GTGCTTCAAAATACTGAGTGCTAATGGAGAACCAAAGGTATTTAGACCTAGGGACCGCGATGATATTGTGAAAACTGTAATTGAGCCAATGGCTTCCGAAGGTCTCAGAACCATCTGCCTGGCATTCAGAGACTTCCCAGCAGGAGAACCTGAGCCAGAGTGGGACAACGAAAATGATATTGTTACTGGTCTGACATGCATTGCTGTTGTTGGGATTGAAGATCCTGTGAGACCTGAG gtACCTGATGCAATAAAGAAGTGTCAACGTGCAGGCATAACTGTACGTATGGTCACAGGTGATAACATTAACACTGCTCGTGCTATTGCATTAAAATGTGGTATTCTGAATCCTGGTGAAGACTTCCTGTGTTTAGAGGGCAAGGACTTTAACAGGAGAATACGCAATGAAAAAGGAGAG ATAGAGCAAGAGCGAATAGATAAAATTTGGCCAAAGCTTCGCGTTCTTGCAAGATCTTCTCCCACTGACAAACACACTCTAGTAAAAG GTATAATTGACAGCACTGTCTTTGACCAGAGGCAAGTTGTAGCAGTAACTGGTGATGGTACCAATGACGGTCCAGCTCTGAAGAAGGCAGATGTTGGATTTGCTATg GGTATTGCTGGAACAGACGTAGCTAAAGAAGCTTCTGATATTATCCTTACAGACGACAACTTCACAAGTATTGTTAAAGCAGTTATGTGGGGACGAAATGTCTATGACAGCATCTCCAAATTTCTTCAGTTCCAGCTTACTGTCAATGTAGTAGCAGTAATTGTTGCTTTTACAGGAGCATGCATAACACAA GATTCTCCGCTCAAAGCTGTGCAGATGCTGTGGGTAAATCTCATAATGGACACATTAGCTTCGCTTGCCCTGGCAACAGAACCACCCACTGAAGCTCTTCTGTTGCGAAAGCCTTATGGTAGAAACAAACCTTTGATTTCTCGTACAATGATGAAGAACATTTTGGGTCATGCATTCTACCAACTTGTTGTGGTATTCACACTCCTGTTTGCTG GTGAGAAAATTTTTGATATCGATAGTGGAAGAAATGCACCTCTGCATGCTCCTCCTTCAGAGCATTATACTATAGTATTTAATACATTTGTGATGATGCAGCTTTTCAATGAAATTAATGCCCGAAAAATTCACGGTGAAAGAAACGTTTTTGAAGGAATCTTTAACAACGCTATCTTCTGTTCTATTGTTCTGGGGACATTTGTTGTGCAG ATAGTTATTGTGCAGTTTGGTGGGAAGCCTTTCAGTTGCTCAGAACTCTCGATTGAACAGTGGCTGTGGTCCATTTTCCTGGGCATGGGCACACTACTCTGGGGCCAG TTGATTTCAACAATTCCAACCAGCCGTCTGAAATTCCTCAAAGAAGCTGGTCATGGAACACAAAAGGAAGAGATTCCTGAAGAAGAACTAGCAGAAGATGTAGAGGAGATTGATCATGCTGAGAGAGAATTGCGTCGTGGTCAGATCTTGTGGTTTAGAGGCCTAAACAGAATACAAACTCAG ATGGATGTAGTGAATGCTTTCCAGAGTGGAAGTACCATTCAGGGGGCTCTAAGGCGGCAACCCTCCATCGCCAGCCAGCACCATGATGTAACAAATATTTCTACCCCTACACAT ATCCGAGTGGTGAATGCATTTCGTAGCTCCTTGTACGAGGGGCTAGAGAAACCTGAGACACGAAGTTCAATTCACAATTTTATGACGCATCCTGAGTTTAGAATAGAAGACTCCGAGCCTCATATTCCCCTTATTGATGATACTGATGCTGAAGATGATGCGCCAACAAAACGCAACTCTACTCCCCCACCCTCTcccaataaaaataacaatgcGGTTGACAGTGGAATTCACCTTACAACAGACATGAACAAGTCTGCTACCTCTTCATCCCCAGGGAGCCCACTACATAGTTTGGAAACATCACTCTGA